One part of the Desulfovibrio sp. genome encodes these proteins:
- a CDS encoding HIT domain-containing protein, whose product MKQLWAPWRIEYILGPKPDSCVFCLPDHTDEDEQRLVLYRGQRAFVIMNKYPYNNGHIMVCPYRHVMMLADLKQEETHEIMDLLQLCATILKKHFNCEGINIGLNQGQAAGAGIREHLHFHLVPRWNGDSSFMAVFDEVRTMPEHLSRTYAALKPYFTNGAAIGNRVASTPGQEGSSV is encoded by the coding sequence ATGAAACAACTTTGGGCTCCATGGCGCATTGAGTATATTCTTGGTCCCAAGCCAGATTCCTGCGTGTTCTGTCTGCCGGACCATACGGATGAGGACGAGCAAAGGCTTGTTCTGTACCGGGGGCAAAGGGCCTTTGTAATCATGAACAAGTACCCGTATAACAACGGGCACATCATGGTTTGCCCTTACCGACACGTGATGATGCTGGCAGACCTGAAGCAGGAGGAAACCCATGAAATCATGGATCTTCTCCAACTTTGCGCCACAATCTTAAAGAAACACTTTAACTGTGAAGGCATCAACATCGGCCTCAACCAGGGGCAGGCAGCGGGCGCGGGTATACGCGAGCACCTGCATTTTCACCTGGTTCCGCGCTGGAACGGCGATTCATCATTTATGGCAGTATTTGATGAAGTGCGTACCATGCCCGAACATTTGAGCCGCACCTATGCGGCACTGAAACCGTATTTCACGAATGGCGCGGCTATCGGCAACCGCGTCGCTTCCACGCCAGGGCAGGAAGGTAGCAGCGTATAA
- a CDS encoding LapA family protein — MRYIKVLLLAVVFFLALVFFFQNQGALSQSMVLTLNLFFIPAMSSIALPFYFLVIAAFACGALMTLGFLVWDKVNLTARLMKQKWQISSLERELEKTKKKLGADTARAQFLSKNGKTEASAPAAAPVAAAEETLVPDPDKN, encoded by the coding sequence ATGCGGTATATCAAGGTATTATTGCTCGCGGTCGTGTTTTTTCTGGCGCTCGTGTTCTTTTTCCAGAACCAGGGTGCCCTTTCCCAGAGCATGGTGCTCACGCTCAATCTGTTCTTTATTCCCGCCATGTCTTCCATCGCACTGCCCTTCTACTTTCTCGTCATTGCGGCCTTTGCCTGTGGCGCGCTGATGACGCTGGGCTTTCTGGTGTGGGACAAGGTTAACCTCACTGCCCGCCTGATGAAGCAGAAATGGCAGATTAGCAGCCTTGAGCGCGAACTGGAAAAAACCAAGAAAAAGCTTGGTGCAGACACCGCCCGCGCGCAGTTTCTGAGCAAGAACGGCAAGACCGAAGCTTCGGCCCCTGCTGCCGCTCCTGTTGCCGCTGCAGAAGAAACTCTGGTTCCCGACCCGGACAAGAACTAG